In one Brienomyrus brachyistius isolate T26 chromosome 7, BBRACH_0.4, whole genome shotgun sequence genomic region, the following are encoded:
- the LOC125746770 gene encoding uncharacterized protein LOC125746770 isoform X48, with amino-acid sequence MMALGVNLMVICLVVVHYTDVGRSAGIGFPVKCDLGAGSSGTSSGPSEVQVAKSTSGSKEGTASYLTGTVGSQSGQGSFQYVAVQPDSGPIGRYASTVFVDFGRVQGQVVSQQGLTGSQQLGSGQGYAGAQQQLYQGQTSAQQPGSKQSYTTAQQLASQQGLTGSQQLGSGQGYAGAQQQWSQALTSAQQPGSKQSYTTAQQLASQQGLTGSQQLGSGQGAVGAQQQWSQALTSAQQLASQQGPTGSQQLGSGQGYAGAQQQWSQALTTAQQLASQQGLTGSQQLGSGQGYAGAQQQWSQGQTSAQQPGSKQSYTTAQQLASQQGLTGSQQLGSGQGAVGAQQQWSQGLTTAQQQWSQGLTSAQQPGSKQSYTTAQQLASQQGPTGSQQLGSGQGYAGAQQQWSQALTTAQQLASQQGLTSAQQPGFKQSYSTAQQLASQQGLTGSQQLGSGQGCAGAQQQWSQALTSAQQLASQQGLTGSQQLGSGQGYAGAQQQWSQALTTAQQLASQQGLTSAQQPGSKQSYTTAQQLASQQGLTGSQQLGSGQGYVGAQQQWSQGQTSAQQPGSKQSYTTAQQLASQQGLTGSQQLGSGQGYVGAQQQWSQGLTSAQQPGSKQSYTTAQQLASQQGLTGSQQLGSGQGYVGAQQQWSQGQTSAQQPGSKQSYTTAQQLASQQGLTGSQQLGSGQGYVGAQQQWSQGLTTAQQLASQQGLTGSQQLGSGQGYAGAQQQWSQGLTSAQQPGSKQSYTTAQQLASQQGLTGSQQLGSGQGYAGAQQQWSQGLTSAQQPGSKQSYTTAQQLASQQGLTGSQQLGSGQGFAGAQQLASRQGNCSSWTLYQKGVGSQQDYPTDQGLVSQQGSGTAVSLVSGQTFGSIQGFGSQAAWSSGSAKGEYQLGSALAPSALNPGRG; translated from the exons ATGATGGCGCTTGGAGTTAATTTAAT GGTGATTTGCTTGGTGGTTGTCCACTACACTGATGTGGGACGGA GCGCTGGCATTGGATTTCCTGTGAAATGCGACTTGGGTGCTGGGTCTTCTGGCACCAGCTCTGGTCCCAGTGAGGTGCAAGTGGCAAAAAGCACCTCTGGTTCTAAGGAAGGCACTGCATCATACTTAACTGGCACTGTAGGTTCCCAGAGTGGCCAAGGATCTTTCCAATATGTGGCAGTCCAGCCTGACTCTGGCCCTATTGGTAGATATGCTTCTACAGTATTTGTTGACTTCGGTAGGGTACAGGGGCAAGTAGTGTCCCAGCAAGGCCTAACTGGTTCCCAGCAGCTAGGATCAGGACAGGGTTATGCTGGTGCCCAGCAGCAATTATACCAAGGCCAAACCAGTGCCCAGCAAC CTGGTTCTAAGCAGAGCTACACCACtgcccagcagctggcctctcagCAAGGCCTAACTGGTTCCCAGCAGCTAGGCTCAGGACAGGGTTATGCTGGTGCCCAACAGCAATGGTCCCAGGCCTTAACCAGTGCCCAGCAAC CTGGTTCTAAGCAGAGCTACACCACtgcccagcagctggcctctcagCAAGGCCTAACTGGTTCCCAGCAGCTAGGATCAGGACAGGGTGCTGTTGGTGCCCAGCAGCAATGGTCCCAGGCCTTAACCAGTGCCCAGCAGCTGGCATCTCAGCAAGGCCCAACTGGTTCCCAGCAACTAGGTTCAGGACAGGGTTATGCTGGTGCCCAGCAGCAATGGTCCCAAGCCTTAACCACtgcccagcagctggc CTCTCAGCAAGGCCTAACTGGTTCCCAGCAGCTAGGATCAGGACAGGGTTATGCTGGTGCCCAGCAGCAATGGTCCCAAGGCCAAACCAGTGCCCAGCAACCTGGTTCTAAGCAGAGCTACACCACtgcccagcagctggcctctcagCAAGGCCTAACTGGTTCCCAGCAGCTAGGATCAGGACAGGGTGCTGTTGGTGCCCAGCAGCAATGGTCCCAAGGCTTAACCACTGCCCAGCAGCAATGGTCCCAAGGCCTAACCAGTGCCCAGCAACCTGGTTCTAAGCAGAGCTACACCACTGCCCAACAGCTGGCATCTCAGCAAGGCCCAACTGGTTCCCAGCAACTAGGTTCAGGACAGGGTTATGCTGGTGCCCAGCAGCAATGGTCCCAAGCCTTAACCACtgcccagcagctggcctctcagCAAGGCCTAACCAGTGCCCAGCAACCTGGTTTTAAGCAGAGCTACTCCACtgcccagcagctggcctctcagCAAGGCCTAACTGGTTCCCAGCAGCTAGGATCAGGACAGGGTTGTGCTGGTGCCCAGCAGCAATGGTCCCAGGCCTTAACCAGtgcccagcagctggcctctcagCAAGGCCTAACAGGTTCCCAGCAGCTAGGATCAGGACAGGGTTATGCTGGTGCCCAGCAGCAATGGTCCCAAGCCTTAACCACTGCCCAGCAGCTCGCCTCTCAGCAAGGCCTAACCAGTGCCCAGCAACCTGGTTCTAAGCAGAGCTACACCACTGCCCAGCAGCTGGCATCTCAGCAAGGCCTAACTGGTTCCCAGCAGCTAGGATCAGGACAGGGTTATGTTGGTGCCCAGCAGCAATGGTCCCAAGGCCAAACCAGTGCCCAGCAACCTGGTTCTAAGCAGAGCTACACCACTGCCCAGCAGCTGGCATCTCAGCAAG GCCTAACTGGTTCCCAGCAGCTAGGATCAGGACAGGGTTATGTTGGTGCCCAGCAGCAATGGTCCCAAGGCTTAACCAGTGCCCAGCAACCTGGTTCTAAGCAGAGCTACACCACTGCCCAGCAGCTGGCATCTCAGCAAGGCCTAACTGGTTCCCAGCAGCTAGGATCAGGACAGGGTTATGTTGGTGCCCAGCAGCAATGGTCCCAAGGCCAAACCAGTGCCCAGCAACCTGGTTCTAAGCAGAGCTACACCACtgcccagcagctggcctctcagCAAGGCCTAACTGGTTCCCAGCAGCTAGGATCAGGACAGGGTTATGTTGGTGCCCAGCAGCAATGGTCCCAAGGCTTAACCACTGCCCAGCAGCTGGCATCTCAGCAAGGCCTAACTGGTTCCCAGCAGCTAGGATCAGGACAGGGTTATGCTGGTGCCCAGCAGCAATGGTCCCAAGGCTTAACCAGTGCCCAGCAACCTGGTTCTAAGCAGAGCTACACCACTGCCCAGCAGCTGGCATCTCAGCAAGGCCTAACTGGTTCCCAGCAGCTAGGATCAGGACAGGGTTATGCTGGTGCCCAGCAGCAATGGTCCCAAGGCTTAACCAGTGCCCAGCAACCTGGTTCTAAGCAGAGCTATACCACTGCCCAGCAGCTGGCATCTCAGCAAGGCCTAACTGGTTCCCAGCAGCTAGGATCAGGACAGGGTTTTGCTGGtgcccagcagctggcctctcgGCAAGGCAACTGCAGTAGCTGGACCCTCTACCAGAAGGGTGTAGGGTCTCAGCAGGACTACCCCACTGACCAAGGCCTAGTATCCCAGCAGGGCTCTGGAACCGCAGTCAGTTTGGTTTCTGGCCAGACCTTTGGGTCTATTCAAGGCTTTGGTTCCCAGGCTGCCTGGAGTAGTGGGTCTGCAAAGGGAGAGTACCAGCTTGGCTCAGCCTTGGCTCCAAGTGCACTCAACCCTGGAAGAGGTTGA
- the LOC125746770 gene encoding uncharacterized protein LOC125746770 isoform X9, protein MMALGVNLMVICLVVVHYTDVGRSAGIGFPVKCDLGAGSSGTSSGPSEVQVAKSTSGSKEGTASYLTGTVGSQSGQGSFQYVAVQPDSGPIGRYASTVFVDFGRVQGQVVSQQGLTGSQQLGSGQGYAGAQQQLYQGQTSAQQPGSKQSYTTAQQLASQQGLTGSQQLGSGQGYAGAQQQWSQALTSAQQPGSKQSYTTAQQLASQQGPTGSQQLGSGQGYAGAQQQWSQALTTAQQLASQQGLTSAQQPGSKQSYSTAQQLASQQGLTGSQQLGSGQGYAATQQQWSQGLTSAQQPGSKQSYTTAQQLASQQGLTGSQQLGSGQGYVGAQQQWSQGLTSAQQPGSKQSYTTAQQLTSQQGLTGSQQLGSGQGYAGAQQQWSQGQTSAQQPGSKQSYTTAQQLASQQGLTGSQQLGSGQGAVGAQQQWSQALTSAQQLASQQGPTGSQQLGSGQGYAGAQQQWSQALTTAQQLASQQGLTGSQQLGSGQGYAGAQQQWSQGQTSAQQPGSKQSYTTAQQLASQQGLTGSQQLGSGQGAVGAQQQWSQGLTTAQQQWSQGLTSAQQPGSKQSYTTAQQLASQQGPTGSQQLGSGQGYAGAQQQWSQALTTAQQLASQQGLTSAQQPGFKQSYSTAQQLASQQGLTGSQQLGSGQGCAGAQQQWSQALTSAQQLASQQGLTGSQQLGSGQGYAGAQQQWSQALTTAQQLASQQGLTSAQQPGSKQSYTTAQQLASQQGLTGSQQLGSGQGYVGAQQQWSQGQTSAQQPGSKQSYTTAQQLASQQGLTGSQQLGSGQGYVGAQQQWSQGLTSAQQPGSKQSYTTAQQLASQQGLTGSQQLGSGQGYVGAQQQWSQGQTSAQQPGSKQSYTTAQQLASQQGLTGSQQLGSGQGYVGAQQQWSQGLTTAQQLASQQGLTGSQQLGSGQGYAGAQQQWSQGLTSAQQPGSKQSYTTAQQLASQQGLTGSQQLGSGQGYAGAQQQWSQGLTSAQQPGSKQSYTTAQQLASQQGLTGSQQLGSGQGFAGAQQLASRQGNCSSWTLYQKGVGSQQDYPTDQGLVSQQGSGTAVSLVSGQTFGSIQGFGSQAAWSSGSAKGEYQLGSALAPSALNPGRG, encoded by the exons ATGATGGCGCTTGGAGTTAATTTAAT GGTGATTTGCTTGGTGGTTGTCCACTACACTGATGTGGGACGGA GCGCTGGCATTGGATTTCCTGTGAAATGCGACTTGGGTGCTGGGTCTTCTGGCACCAGCTCTGGTCCCAGTGAGGTGCAAGTGGCAAAAAGCACCTCTGGTTCTAAGGAAGGCACTGCATCATACTTAACTGGCACTGTAGGTTCCCAGAGTGGCCAAGGATCTTTCCAATATGTGGCAGTCCAGCCTGACTCTGGCCCTATTGGTAGATATGCTTCTACAGTATTTGTTGACTTCGGTAGGGTACAGGGGCAAGTAGTGTCCCAGCAAGGCCTAACTGGTTCCCAGCAGCTAGGATCAGGACAGGGTTATGCTGGTGCCCAGCAGCAATTATACCAAGGCCAAACCAGTGCCCAGCAAC CTGGTTCTAAGCAGAGCTACACCACtgcccagcagctggcctctcagCAAGGCCTAACTGGTTCCCAGCAGCTAGGCTCAGGACAGGGTTATGCTGGTGCCCAACAGCAATGGTCCCAGGCCTTAACCAGTGCCCAGCAAC CTGGTTCTAAGCAGAGCTACACCACTGCCCAACAGCTGGCATCTCAGCAAGGCCCAACTGGTTCCCAGCAACTAGGTTCAGGACAGGGTTATGCTGGTGCCCAGCAGCAATGGTCCCAAGCCTTAACCACtgcccagcagctggcctctcagCAAGGCCTAACCAGTGCCCAGCAACCTGGTTCTAAGCAGAGCTACTCCACtgcccagcagctggcctctcagCAAGGCCTAACTGGTTCCCAGCAGCTAGGATCAGGACAGGGTTATGCTGCTACCCAACAGCAATGGTCCCAAGGCCTAACCAGTGCCCAGCAACCTG GTTCTAAGCAGAGCTACACCACTGCCCAGCAGCTGGCATCTCAGCAAGGCTTAACTGGTTCCCAGCAGCTAGGATCAGGACAGGGTTATGTTGGTGCCCAGCAGCAATGGTCCCAAGGCTTAACCAGTGCCCAGCAAC CTGGTTCTAAGCAGAGCTACACCACTGCCCAGCAGCTGACCTCTCAGCAAGGCCTAACTGGTTCCCAGCAGCTAGGATCAGGACAGGGTTATGCTGGTGCCCAGCAGCAATGGTCCCAAGGCCAAACCAGTGCCCAGCAACCTGGTTCTAAGCAGAGCTACACCACtgcccagcagctggcctctcagCAAGGCCTAACTGGTTCCCAGCAGCTAGGATCAGGACAGGGTGCTGTTGGTGCCCAGCAGCAATGGTCCCAGGCCTTAACCAGTGCCCAGCAGCTGGCATCTCAGCAAGGCCCAACTGGTTCCCAGCAACTAGGTTCAGGACAGGGTTATGCTGGTGCCCAGCAGCAATGGTCCCAAGCCTTAACCACtgcccagcagctggc CTCTCAGCAAGGCCTAACTGGTTCCCAGCAGCTAGGATCAGGACAGGGTTATGCTGGTGCCCAGCAGCAATGGTCCCAAGGCCAAACCAGTGCCCAGCAACCTGGTTCTAAGCAGAGCTACACCACtgcccagcagctggcctctcagCAAGGCCTAACTGGTTCCCAGCAGCTAGGATCAGGACAGGGTGCTGTTGGTGCCCAGCAGCAATGGTCCCAAGGCTTAACCACTGCCCAGCAGCAATGGTCCCAAGGCCTAACCAGTGCCCAGCAACCTGGTTCTAAGCAGAGCTACACCACTGCCCAACAGCTGGCATCTCAGCAAGGCCCAACTGGTTCCCAGCAACTAGGTTCAGGACAGGGTTATGCTGGTGCCCAGCAGCAATGGTCCCAAGCCTTAACCACtgcccagcagctggcctctcagCAAGGCCTAACCAGTGCCCAGCAACCTGGTTTTAAGCAGAGCTACTCCACtgcccagcagctggcctctcagCAAGGCCTAACTGGTTCCCAGCAGCTAGGATCAGGACAGGGTTGTGCTGGTGCCCAGCAGCAATGGTCCCAGGCCTTAACCAGtgcccagcagctggcctctcagCAAGGCCTAACAGGTTCCCAGCAGCTAGGATCAGGACAGGGTTATGCTGGTGCCCAGCAGCAATGGTCCCAAGCCTTAACCACTGCCCAGCAGCTCGCCTCTCAGCAAGGCCTAACCAGTGCCCAGCAACCTGGTTCTAAGCAGAGCTACACCACTGCCCAGCAGCTGGCATCTCAGCAAGGCCTAACTGGTTCCCAGCAGCTAGGATCAGGACAGGGTTATGTTGGTGCCCAGCAGCAATGGTCCCAAGGCCAAACCAGTGCCCAGCAACCTGGTTCTAAGCAGAGCTACACCACTGCCCAGCAGCTGGCATCTCAGCAAG GCCTAACTGGTTCCCAGCAGCTAGGATCAGGACAGGGTTATGTTGGTGCCCAGCAGCAATGGTCCCAAGGCTTAACCAGTGCCCAGCAACCTGGTTCTAAGCAGAGCTACACCACTGCCCAGCAGCTGGCATCTCAGCAAGGCCTAACTGGTTCCCAGCAGCTAGGATCAGGACAGGGTTATGTTGGTGCCCAGCAGCAATGGTCCCAAGGCCAAACCAGTGCCCAGCAACCTGGTTCTAAGCAGAGCTACACCACtgcccagcagctggcctctcagCAAGGCCTAACTGGTTCCCAGCAGCTAGGATCAGGACAGGGTTATGTTGGTGCCCAGCAGCAATGGTCCCAAGGCTTAACCACTGCCCAGCAGCTGGCATCTCAGCAAGGCCTAACTGGTTCCCAGCAGCTAGGATCAGGACAGGGTTATGCTGGTGCCCAGCAGCAATGGTCCCAAGGCTTAACCAGTGCCCAGCAACCTGGTTCTAAGCAGAGCTACACCACTGCCCAGCAGCTGGCATCTCAGCAAGGCCTAACTGGTTCCCAGCAGCTAGGATCAGGACAGGGTTATGCTGGTGCCCAGCAGCAATGGTCCCAAGGCTTAACCAGTGCCCAGCAACCTGGTTCTAAGCAGAGCTATACCACTGCCCAGCAGCTGGCATCTCAGCAAGGCCTAACTGGTTCCCAGCAGCTAGGATCAGGACAGGGTTTTGCTGGtgcccagcagctggcctctcgGCAAGGCAACTGCAGTAGCTGGACCCTCTACCAGAAGGGTGTAGGGTCTCAGCAGGACTACCCCACTGACCAAGGCCTAGTATCCCAGCAGGGCTCTGGAACCGCAGTCAGTTTGGTTTCTGGCCAGACCTTTGGGTCTATTCAAGGCTTTGGTTCCCAGGCTGCCTGGAGTAGTGGGTCTGCAAAGGGAGAGTACCAGCTTGGCTCAGCCTTGGCTCCAAGTGCACTCAACCCTGGAAGAGGTTGA
- the LOC125746770 gene encoding uncharacterized protein LOC125746770 isoform X44: MMALGVNLMVICLVVVHYTDVGRSAGIGFPVKCDLGAGSSGTSSGPSEVQVAKSTSGSKEGTASYLTGTVGSQSGQGSFQYVAVQPDSGPIGRYASTVFVDFGRVQGQVVSQQGLTGSQQLGSGQGYAGAQQQLYQGQTSAQQPGSKQSYTTAQQLASQQGLTGSQQLGSGQGYVGAQQQWSQGLTSAQQPGSKQSYTTAQQLASQQGLTSAQQPGSKQSYTTAQQLASQQGLTGSQQLGSGQGAVGAQQQWSQALTSAQQLASQQGPTGSQQLGSGQGYAGAQQQWSQALTTAQQLASQQGLTGSQQLGSGQGYAGAQQQWSQGQTSAQQPGSKQSYTTAQQLASQQGLTGSQQLGSGQGAVGAQQQWSQGLTTAQQQWSQGLTSAQQPGSKQSYTTAQQLASQQGPTGSQQLGSGQGYAGAQQQWSQALTTAQQLASQQGLTSAQQPGFKQSYSTAQQLASQQGLTGSQQLGSGQGCAGAQQQWSQALTSAQQLASQQGLTGSQQLGSGQGYAGAQQQWSQALTTAQQLASQQGLTSAQQPGSKQSYTTAQQLASQQGLTGSQQLGSGQGYVGAQQQWSQGQTSAQQPGSKQSYTTAQQLASQQGLTGSQQLGSGQGYVGAQQQWSQGLTSAQQPGSKQSYTTAQQLASQQGLTGSQQLGSGQGYVGAQQQWSQGQTSAQQPGSKQSYTTAQQLASQQGLTGSQQLGSGQGYVGAQQQWSQGLTTAQQLASQQGLTGSQQLGSGQGYAGAQQQWSQGLTSAQQPGSKQSYTTAQQLASQQGLTGSQQLGSGQGYAGAQQQWSQGLTSAQQPGSKQSYTTAQQLASQQGLTGSQQLGSGQGFAGAQQLASRQGNCSSWTLYQKGVGSQQDYPTDQGLVSQQGSGTAVSLVSGQTFGSIQGFGSQAAWSSGSAKGEYQLGSALAPSALNPGRG, translated from the exons ATGATGGCGCTTGGAGTTAATTTAAT GGTGATTTGCTTGGTGGTTGTCCACTACACTGATGTGGGACGGA GCGCTGGCATTGGATTTCCTGTGAAATGCGACTTGGGTGCTGGGTCTTCTGGCACCAGCTCTGGTCCCAGTGAGGTGCAAGTGGCAAAAAGCACCTCTGGTTCTAAGGAAGGCACTGCATCATACTTAACTGGCACTGTAGGTTCCCAGAGTGGCCAAGGATCTTTCCAATATGTGGCAGTCCAGCCTGACTCTGGCCCTATTGGTAGATATGCTTCTACAGTATTTGTTGACTTCGGTAGGGTACAGGGGCAAGTAGTGTCCCAGCAAGGCCTAACTGGTTCCCAGCAGCTAGGATCAGGACAGGGTTATGCTGGTGCCCAGCAGCAATTATACCAAGGCCAAACCAGTGCCCAGCAAC CTGGTTCTAAGCAGAGCTACACCACtgcccagcagctggcctctcagCAAGGCCTAACTGGTTCCCAGCAGCTAG GATCAGGACAGGGTTATGTTGGTGCCCAGCAGCAATGGTCCCAAGGCTTAACCAGTGCCCAGCAACCTGGTTCTAAGCAGAGCTACACCACTGCCCAGCAGCTGGCATCTCAGCAAGGCCTAACCAGTGCCCAGCAAC CTGGTTCTAAGCAGAGCTACACCACtgcccagcagctggcctctcagCAAGGCCTAACTGGTTCCCAGCAGCTAGGATCAGGACAGGGTGCTGTTGGTGCCCAGCAGCAATGGTCCCAGGCCTTAACCAGTGCCCAGCAGCTGGCATCTCAGCAAGGCCCAACTGGTTCCCAGCAACTAGGTTCAGGACAGGGTTATGCTGGTGCCCAGCAGCAATGGTCCCAAGCCTTAACCACtgcccagcagctggc CTCTCAGCAAGGCCTAACTGGTTCCCAGCAGCTAGGATCAGGACAGGGTTATGCTGGTGCCCAGCAGCAATGGTCCCAAGGCCAAACCAGTGCCCAGCAACCTGGTTCTAAGCAGAGCTACACCACtgcccagcagctggcctctcagCAAGGCCTAACTGGTTCCCAGCAGCTAGGATCAGGACAGGGTGCTGTTGGTGCCCAGCAGCAATGGTCCCAAGGCTTAACCACTGCCCAGCAGCAATGGTCCCAAGGCCTAACCAGTGCCCAGCAACCTGGTTCTAAGCAGAGCTACACCACTGCCCAACAGCTGGCATCTCAGCAAGGCCCAACTGGTTCCCAGCAACTAGGTTCAGGACAGGGTTATGCTGGTGCCCAGCAGCAATGGTCCCAAGCCTTAACCACtgcccagcagctggcctctcagCAAGGCCTAACCAGTGCCCAGCAACCTGGTTTTAAGCAGAGCTACTCCACtgcccagcagctggcctctcagCAAGGCCTAACTGGTTCCCAGCAGCTAGGATCAGGACAGGGTTGTGCTGGTGCCCAGCAGCAATGGTCCCAGGCCTTAACCAGtgcccagcagctggcctctcagCAAGGCCTAACAGGTTCCCAGCAGCTAGGATCAGGACAGGGTTATGCTGGTGCCCAGCAGCAATGGTCCCAAGCCTTAACCACTGCCCAGCAGCTCGCCTCTCAGCAAGGCCTAACCAGTGCCCAGCAACCTGGTTCTAAGCAGAGCTACACCACTGCCCAGCAGCTGGCATCTCAGCAAGGCCTAACTGGTTCCCAGCAGCTAGGATCAGGACAGGGTTATGTTGGTGCCCAGCAGCAATGGTCCCAAGGCCAAACCAGTGCCCAGCAACCTGGTTCTAAGCAGAGCTACACCACTGCCCAGCAGCTGGCATCTCAGCAAG GCCTAACTGGTTCCCAGCAGCTAGGATCAGGACAGGGTTATGTTGGTGCCCAGCAGCAATGGTCCCAAGGCTTAACCAGTGCCCAGCAACCTGGTTCTAAGCAGAGCTACACCACTGCCCAGCAGCTGGCATCTCAGCAAGGCCTAACTGGTTCCCAGCAGCTAGGATCAGGACAGGGTTATGTTGGTGCCCAGCAGCAATGGTCCCAAGGCCAAACCAGTGCCCAGCAACCTGGTTCTAAGCAGAGCTACACCACtgcccagcagctggcctctcagCAAGGCCTAACTGGTTCCCAGCAGCTAGGATCAGGACAGGGTTATGTTGGTGCCCAGCAGCAATGGTCCCAAGGCTTAACCACTGCCCAGCAGCTGGCATCTCAGCAAGGCCTAACTGGTTCCCAGCAGCTAGGATCAGGACAGGGTTATGCTGGTGCCCAGCAGCAATGGTCCCAAGGCTTAACCAGTGCCCAGCAACCTGGTTCTAAGCAGAGCTACACCACTGCCCAGCAGCTGGCATCTCAGCAAGGCCTAACTGGTTCCCAGCAGCTAGGATCAGGACAGGGTTATGCTGGTGCCCAGCAGCAATGGTCCCAAGGCTTAACCAGTGCCCAGCAACCTGGTTCTAAGCAGAGCTATACCACTGCCCAGCAGCTGGCATCTCAGCAAGGCCTAACTGGTTCCCAGCAGCTAGGATCAGGACAGGGTTTTGCTGGtgcccagcagctggcctctcgGCAAGGCAACTGCAGTAGCTGGACCCTCTACCAGAAGGGTGTAGGGTCTCAGCAGGACTACCCCACTGACCAAGGCCTAGTATCCCAGCAGGGCTCTGGAACCGCAGTCAGTTTGGTTTCTGGCCAGACCTTTGGGTCTATTCAAGGCTTTGGTTCCCAGGCTGCCTGGAGTAGTGGGTCTGCAAAGGGAGAGTACCAGCTTGGCTCAGCCTTGGCTCCAAGTGCACTCAACCCTGGAAGAGGTTGA